One Salvia miltiorrhiza cultivar Shanhuang (shh) chromosome 6, IMPLAD_Smil_shh, whole genome shotgun sequence genomic window, CGCGTTGATGGAAACCGGGAGTTTAGTCTTGAGCCCCAATGGGAAGGATGAAGGCATCGGCATTGTCAAATTTTTAAGAGGGAAGACCTTCCTCATCACTGGTGCAACTGGATTTCTGGGAAAAGGTATCTTCGTCTTTCCTTACCTTTTCCGATTCCTCAGAAATGTCGTTTAACTCCTCCCGTTGTCCCTTGTGAATGAATTTTCAGTTCTCATTGAGAAAATGCTGCGGACGGCTCCTGATGTTCACAAGATATTTGTTCTGATCAAGGCCAAGAGCAAAGAAGCTGTAGCAGAGAGATTGAAAAATGAAGTATGGAGAGCTTTGCtttcatctctttctctctcgcttCCACTTCTTTTTTCTGCATAAGCTTgtaatatgtgtgtgtgtgttgtagATCATCAATGCCGAACTGTTCAAGAATCTGAAACAAATTCATGGAAAATCTTATCAAGCTTTCATGTTGAGTAAGTTAATTCCTGTGGTTGGAAATGTCTGTGAAACTAATCTTGGATTAGATGAAGATGCAGCTGAGTTCATGACTAGAGAGGTTGATGTAATCATAAATTCTGCAGCAAATACCACTTTTGATGAAAGGTTATGAAATCCATACTAGTTGTTGTTCTCATTCAATTCTAGGGTTACTGATGATTTTCAAGTAAATGATTTGGTGATCTCAGGTATGATACAGCCCTTGACATAAACACAGGCGGCCCGACTCGACTCATGAGCTTCGCCAAACAATGCCTGAAATTGAAGCTTTTCGTACAAGTATCGACAGGCAAGTAAAGAGTAGCTTAATCTCATGGAGTAAGTGAAACACTGTAATAAAATGTCCATCTAAATAGTATCCAACTTCTAACAAACTTCCTAAACTCATTCTAGTCTGTCTAAATTTGCGTGTTATAGGTATACCTAACAAGTTTTACACATTCTTCGTCAGGGTTTAATGATGAAATCTTCAACATGTTTTTTCGTTCTATTTGTAACAGCTTATGTAAATGGACAAAGGCAAGGCAGAATCATGGAAAAACCTTTCTgcataggtgaaactatagcaGGTGAGACCGTTAACGGAAACCATCAAGTCTCACTTCCCAAATTGAGTGTTGAAGATGAAATAAAGATAGTTGTGGAAGCAAAGAAAACTCTTGGAGATGATTCATTGCTTCAGGCTATGAAAGAATTAGGAATGCAGAGGTAATCTCATTTAGCATGAAAAAACAAGGATATCAAAATCTCTTCTAGTCAATCCTAATCAgataccgaaaacatttaaccTATCCAGGGCTAAGAAATTTGGATGGCAAGATACATACGTGTTCACAAAGGCTATGGGAGAAATGATGATAGATAATTTAAGGGGTGACGTACCAGTAGTCGTGATTAGACCCAGTGTCATCGAGAGCACGCACAAAGAACCATTCCCTGGATGGATGGAAGGAAACAGGTACCTTCTAATGAATAACTCTatcaagatttttattttagtgtttCAAGGTTTACTAACagaaatatacatatatatcacCACTAGAATGATGGATCCGATCATATTGCAATATGGAAAGGGGCAGCTCACAGGATTCCTTGTCGACCCCAATGGAGTTCTTGATGTAGTAAGTAGCCATGCTAAagttgataaaaatatattgatttCTTAGTAGTTTCCCTGAAAGAAGTTGAAGTCTGTTACAGTTATTACCTGTTTGGGACCTCGAATCCGGTAACTGAAAAAATGATTTGCTTTAGGTTCCAGCGGATATGGTTGTTAACGCAACCTTAGCAGCCATGGCAAAGCACGGGGCAGTTGGGAAACCAGAGTGTAGCATTTATCAGGTGGCATCATCTGTTGTCAACCCATTAGTTTTCAGGGACCTAGCCAAATTGCTCCATGAGCACTTCAGTTCCTCACCCGTCATGGATTCGACTGGGACTCCAGTTTGTGTTCCAAAAATGAAGCTATTCAGCTCtatggatgatttctctgatcACCTGTGGAGGGATGCAATCAATAGAACCGGATTAGGAGCTCTGGCCAACCTTGATGGCAAGTTGTCCCAAAAGCTCGAATTCATCTGCAAAAAATCAGTGGAACAAGCAAAGTATCTAGCAAGTATCTATGAATCATACACATTCTATGGCGGAAGGTAAAATCAACTAAATCTTGATGTTATCCTGTATTTCTGTGATGCGTTATAATAATAGTAAAAGACGTGTATAATGGCAGGTTCGACAACAGAAACACCCAAAGATTGATGGGATGCATGTCGAAGGAAGAGAGACAACAGTTTGGTTTCGAAGTTGAGAACATCAACTGGAAAGACTACATCATTAATGTGCACATTCCGGGGTTAAGGAGGCATGTCATGAAGGGAAGAGGCAACAGTTAATGCAGCTTCAGTCAAACAAAAGACTTATGATTAATTTCTGTAGCCAACTGTAAAAGggtgttttctttttctctatttCTATTCATGTTTAGCACAACTTATGTACTATCCACTAAGAAGAGGCCGGCAATTTGCCacttcataaaatatttatagaACAGTCAACCATGCGTCTAGGATAAATTGTACTAATACATGCTTCAGTTTCTGCTCTTCTGCCAAGACAATGGAATAATCAAAGCTAGCACTGTTATACAagcatacaagctcaacatcattctAGTAGCATGTAAGTTTAGGCTTCACCCATTCAATCACAAGCATTATAATTTCTAGGAAAATGCTTCGACTAGATTATCAGGTAGGGAGTGGTTCCTGCAAACAAACTGTTCTCAAAATTGCAGTTCAACAAGAATACATCAGCTCTGATTGAGAGAAGATGGACAAGCCAATATTAGGTATTCGAATTTCTAGTTGAAGACAGGTAGAAATAT contains:
- the LOC130988764 gene encoding fatty acyl-CoA reductase 2, chloroplastic: MEAFSLNSSISYAVKSSKFSHVRLSIRTRSSKVCCQTGNHAIKSTGISSVLTETPSALIQDHGPALMETGSLVLSPNGKDEGIGIVKFLRGKTFLITGATGFLGKVLIEKMLRTAPDVHKIFVLIKAKSKEAVAERLKNEIINAELFKNLKQIHGKSYQAFMLSKLIPVVGNVCETNLGLDEDAAEFMTREVDVIINSAANTTFDERYDTALDINTGGPTRLMSFAKQCLKLKLFVQVSTAYVNGQRQGRIMEKPFCIGETIAGETVNGNHQVSLPKLSVEDEIKIVVEAKKTLGDDSLLQAMKELGMQRAKKFGWQDTYVFTKAMGEMMIDNLRGDVPVVVIRPSVIESTHKEPFPGWMEGNRMMDPIILQYGKGQLTGFLVDPNGVLDVVPADMVVNATLAAMAKHGAVGKPECSIYQVASSVVNPLVFRDLAKLLHEHFSSSPVMDSTGTPVCVPKMKLFSSMDDFSDHLWRDAINRTGLGALANLDGKLSQKLEFICKKSVEQAKYLASIYESYTFYGGRFDNRNTQRLMGCMSKEERQQFGFEVENINWKDYIINVHIPGLRRHVMKGRGNS